ACTGGCCATCAATAATCACTTCAAGAGGAGGCAGATAGTAGAGTGTATCTTCAAAAGAAGTCAGAGTATAAACCACCGAACGCTCTACGAAACCATTCTCTTTCTCATGAACGCCTTCTTCTGTACTAGCTAAGACCTCCACCCCTGGTGTAAGATACTGACCTGCTTTGAACACAGGAAAAACTGCGGTTCCCCCTTCCTTCATAGTTGCAGTAAGGCGCACTTGAGTCTGTTCGCCAACCAATATTTCTATGGGGTTAATGGTTGCCTCAACACTGGCTTTCTGAGCCTGAATAACAAGGTGTCCCAAAAACTGAATGAACAAAAGAACGAATAGTCTGTATTTCATCAAATCTGTAATCTTTAAAAAAATCCCGAAGGAACTATCCACGTTGCTTGAAAAGTCCTAACAATGCCTTGACGAAATCCTCGTCGGTGGCAATGCTTACACTATCGACATTACTTTTAGTAAAAGTTTCCTTTAACTCGTTCTGTCGTTTCAGCCAATAACGACGGTAAGCCTCACGCAGTTTCTTACTACTGGTATCAATATACTGCTCGAAACCAGTCTCTGCGTCGACTACCTTCATAAGTCCTACATCTGGAAGATCGCGACCACGTTTATCATACACCTGAATAGCTACCAAATCGTGTTTACGATTGGCAATAGTCAACTGCTGGAGAAAATCCTTACGGTCATAGAAGTCACTCAACAAGAAAGCTGTACAGCGACGTTTTGAAACACTAGTAAGAAATTCAACAGCCTGTGCTATATTAGTATGACATGAATCAGCATGAAAGTCAAGCATTTCCCTAATAATGTAGAGGATATGCTTGCGACCTTTCTTAGGAGGAATATACTTTTCTATTTTATCAGAGAAGAAAATCACGCCAATCTTATCATTATTCTGAATGGCTGAAAAGGCAATAGTGGCGGCTATCTCAGTTACCATGTCACGTGCCATTTGATGCTGTGTGCCGAAATCTTGCGAACCACTGACATCGATAAGCAGCATCACAGTCAGTTCACGCTCTTCTTCAAACACTTTTATAAATGGCTTGTGAAAACGTGCAGTAACATTCCAATCAATATCACGCACATCATCACCATACTGATATTCACGCACTTCACTAAAAGCCATACCACGACCCTTGAAGGCTGAATGATACTGACCAGCAAAGATGTTCGAACTCAGACCACGAGTCTTGATTTCTATCTTTCTGACTTTCTTTATGATTTCCGATGTTTCCATCTTCAGTCAATTCTAAAAGCTCAATTATCAATTAACAACAATCGCTCTTAAATAAATCAAGGTACTTCTACCTTATTGATAATTTTAGAAACGATTTCTTCGCTGGTCACATTACTGGCCTCAGCTTCATAGGTAAGACCAATGCGATGACGCAAAACATCATGAGCTACTGCTCGCACATCCTCAGGAACTACATATCCACGTCGCTTAATGAAAGCATAAGCACGAGCAGCCTTTGCCAGATTGATACTTGCACGCGGTGAACCACCAAATGAAATCATATCTTTCAGTTCCTTTAAGCCATACTTTTCAGGATAGCGGGTAGCGAAGACAATGTCTGCAATATACTGCTCAATTTTCTCATCCAAATAAACTTCACGTACCACCTCGCGTGCCTTCAGTATTTCCTGTGCAGTAGTAACAGGAGTTACCTTAGGAATACCACCGCCAATATTCTCACGAATAATTTTCTTCTCTTCCTCAATAGTTGGATAACCGATAACGACTTTCAACATAAAACGGTCCACCTGCGCTTCAGGCAAAGGATAGGTACCTTCCTGTTCAATCGGGTTTTGAGTTGCCATCACGAGGAAAGGAGTTGGTAAATCAAAGGTTTCACTTCCAATGGTCACCTGTTTTTCCTGCATAGCTTCAAGCAATGCACTTTGAACCTTGGCTGGAGCACGGTTTATCTCATCTGCCAATACGAAATTTGCAAATACGGGACCTTGCTTCGTCAAAAAGCGTTCATCCTTCTGAGAATAAATCATTGTACCAGTTACATCCGCAGGAAGTAGGTCTGGAGTAAATTGAATACGACTATATTTAGCGTCAATCAGTTGTGACAATGTCTTAATGGCCAATGTCTTAGCCAATCCAGGAACACCTTCCAACAGTATATTTCCATCGCTCAACAGACCAATCAAAAGCGACTCAACAAGATGTTTCTGTCCTACGATAACGCGATCCATTCCAGCAGTTAAGTTTGTAACGAAAGCGCTCTGCTGTTCAATCCGAATATTCAATTCACGAATATCAATTGCTTCTGCCATAATACTTATATGTTATATAATTTTGTTTTTAAATTAATTCTTC
The sequence above is a segment of the Prevotella sp. E9-3 genome. Coding sequences within it:
- a CDS encoding DUF58 domain-containing protein, which codes for METSEIIKKVRKIEIKTRGLSSNIFAGQYHSAFKGRGMAFSEVREYQYGDDVRDIDWNVTARFHKPFIKVFEEERELTVMLLIDVSGSQDFGTQHQMARDMVTEIAATIAFSAIQNNDKIGVIFFSDKIEKYIPPKKGRKHILYIIREMLDFHADSCHTNIAQAVEFLTSVSKRRCTAFLLSDFYDRKDFLQQLTIANRKHDLVAIQVYDKRGRDLPDVGLMKVVDAETGFEQYIDTSSKKLREAYRRYWLKRQNELKETFTKSNVDSVSIATDEDFVKALLGLFKQRG
- a CDS encoding MoxR family ATPase; the encoded protein is MAEAIDIRELNIRIEQQSAFVTNLTAGMDRVIVGQKHLVESLLIGLLSDGNILLEGVPGLAKTLAIKTLSQLIDAKYSRIQFTPDLLPADVTGTMIYSQKDERFLTKQGPVFANFVLADEINRAPAKVQSALLEAMQEKQVTIGSETFDLPTPFLVMATQNPIEQEGTYPLPEAQVDRFMLKVVIGYPTIEEEKKIIRENIGGGIPKVTPVTTAQEILKAREVVREVYLDEKIEQYIADIVFATRYPEKYGLKELKDMISFGGSPRASINLAKAARAYAFIKRRGYVVPEDVRAVAHDVLRHRIGLTYEAEASNVTSEEIVSKIINKVEVP